One region of Ignavibacteriales bacterium genomic DNA includes:
- a CDS encoding zinc ribbon domain-containing protein, giving the protein MPIFEYKCNDCNTKYEVLHKSSANLSEVSCPKCSSANAKKLLSTFSASMNESSGSSYNDSCASGNCGLPSGGCSTGMCGLN; this is encoded by the coding sequence ATGCCTATTTTCGAATATAAATGTAATGACTGCAATACAAAATACGAAGTACTCCATAAATCCAGTGCTAATTTATCGGAAGTATCTTGTCCAAAATGCAGCTCAGCCAATGCAAAAAAACTTTTATCTACTTTCAGCGCATCAATGAATGAATCTTCAGGATCTTCCTATAATGATAGCTGTGCAAGCGGAAATTGTGGTTTACCATCCGGCGGTTGTTCTACTGGAATGTGCGGGTTGAATTAG
- a CDS encoding sigma-70 family RNA polymerase sigma factor: MEESELINQAKNGDRKALTELVKNYEQTIFNFAFKICRNKDKAEHTMQETFLSMVKNLNQFDGKSKLSTWLYTIVSNHCLMLARASKREMFASFDDDDALIDESSITDWNISPERITDNNELKNLLDGAIEKLPADYRIVFMLRDVEGLSTEETGKIVGLSVPAVKSRLHRARAFLRNELNKTMQYGK, from the coding sequence ATGGAAGAAAGTGAATTAATAAATCAGGCAAAGAACGGCGATAGAAAAGCGCTGACAGAACTTGTAAAAAATTACGAGCAGACGATATTCAACTTTGCTTTTAAGATTTGCAGGAATAAAGATAAAGCCGAACATACCATGCAGGAAACATTTCTGAGTATGGTAAAAAATCTTAATCAATTTGATGGTAAATCGAAGTTATCAACCTGGCTTTACACAATAGTTTCCAACCACTGCCTGATGCTTGCGAGAGCAAGTAAAAGAGAAATGTTTGCATCGTTTGATGACGATGACGCTTTAATTGATGAAAGCAGTATTACAGATTGGAATATTTCTCCAGAACGAATTACTGATAACAACGAGCTAAAAAATTTACTGGATGGTGCGATTGAAAAATTGCCCGCTGATTATAGAATTGTTTTTATGCTTAGGGATGTTGAGGGATTATCCACTGAGGAAACTGGTAAAATTGTGGGGCTTTCTGTGCCTGCTGTAAAATCTCGGTTACACAGAGCAAGAGCCTTTTTAAGAAACGAACTAAACAAAACAATGCAATATGGAAAATAA
- a CDS encoding ATP-binding protein has translation MLAQTLKNIKENKLFKNIKEEEFNLHLSPDNLLYKLRGDVIYREGDVAENIFLIINGEARIVKERLLGMAKRVIRSENDFLGEEDFLENMPRSSTAFALKDCKLVVLERAEIDFLISDNEKILENLKRESDEIIDLVKPASSNELKEAELKQKELEKDINGTDFIKEKDFDFNKMEAPVIENEGSVEQKPVHIELGTNAEAISKEEAEPVDKIESKQLSDEQLHLIIRAAQSVNSNIKLEDVLKSILDSAQRLTHAERGTLYLVDRAKEEIWSKVLDGDNITEVRLRIGEGIAGWVAQNKEVVNIGDVKNDARFNQDYDKTSGFQTRNMLCFPIKNKSDEVVGVLQLLNCKYGEFTKFDERYLEMLSVHAALALENAELVEKLLQTERISSLGKMANFLIQDIKKPILVSKRYAEHMKSKNPPPEYSQVLDMMLEQLNHVADLVQTTSSYSEGNSIVQSITYKLNETLNEILAKQESIVRIRNCAIVKSFDNDTTVKIDKKEFSIACMHIIRNACDAMPDGGKILVTTKIVKSYVEISFKDNGLGIPDSIKEKIFDPFMSHGKKEGTGLGLSITRSIIENHNGKIDVESDLGEGATFIITLPTF, from the coding sequence ATGCTCGCACAAACACTAAAAAATATAAAAGAAAATAAGTTATTCAAAAATATAAAAGAAGAAGAATTTAATCTTCATTTAAGTCCGGATAATTTGCTTTATAAGTTACGAGGTGATGTAATTTATAGAGAGGGCGATGTTGCGGAAAACATTTTCCTTATTATTAATGGTGAGGCAAGGATAGTTAAAGAGCGGCTACTTGGAATGGCGAAAAGGGTTATTAGAAGTGAAAACGATTTTTTAGGCGAGGAAGATTTTTTGGAAAATATGCCGCGTAGCTCCACCGCATTTGCACTTAAAGATTGCAAACTTGTTGTTCTTGAAAGAGCCGAGATTGATTTTTTGATTAGCGATAACGAAAAAATTCTTGAAAACCTTAAAAGAGAGTCAGATGAAATTATTGATTTAGTAAAACCGGCTTCATCAAATGAATTAAAAGAAGCAGAATTAAAACAAAAAGAACTTGAAAAGGATATTAACGGTACTGATTTTATAAAGGAAAAAGATTTTGATTTTAATAAAATGGAAGCGCCGGTAATTGAAAACGAGGGAAGCGTTGAGCAAAAACCGGTACACATTGAATTGGGAACTAATGCTGAAGCTATTTCTAAGGAAGAAGCTGAACCGGTTGACAAGATAGAATCAAAACAGCTTTCGGACGAACAACTGCATTTAATTATTCGCGCAGCACAATCGGTAAATAGTAACATAAAACTTGAGGATGTTCTTAAGTCCATTTTAGACTCCGCGCAGCGCCTAACACATGCAGAAAGAGGAACTCTTTATTTGGTTGATAGAGCGAAGGAAGAAATATGGTCGAAGGTTTTGGATGGTGATAATATTACCGAAGTTAGATTAAGAATTGGAGAGGGAATTGCCGGATGGGTTGCACAAAATAAAGAAGTAGTTAACATTGGTGATGTTAAGAACGATGCAAGGTTTAACCAGGATTATGATAAAACAAGCGGCTTTCAAACTAGAAATATGTTGTGCTTTCCTATCAAAAATAAATCTGATGAAGTTGTTGGAGTTCTTCAATTATTAAACTGCAAGTATGGCGAATTTACAAAATTTGATGAACGGTATTTAGAAATGCTTTCTGTTCACGCCGCGCTTGCATTGGAAAATGCTGAACTTGTTGAAAAACTTTTACAGACAGAAAGAATAAGCTCGCTTGGTAAAATGGCTAACTTTCTTATCCAGGATATTAAGAAACCGATTCTTGTTAGCAAACGATATGCTGAGCATATGAAATCAAAAAATCCTCCGCCTGAGTATAGCCAGGTTTTAGATATGATGTTGGAACAGTTGAATCATGTAGCCGATCTTGTCCAAACAACTTCAAGTTACTCTGAAGGAAATTCAATTGTTCAATCAATAACTTACAAATTAAATGAAACATTAAATGAAATTCTTGCAAAGCAGGAATCTATTGTACGGATTAGGAACTGCGCGATTGTTAAAAGTTTTGATAATGATACTACTGTAAAAATAGACAAGAAAGAATTTTCAATTGCATGTATGCACATCATCAGAAATGCCTGCGATGCAATGCCGGATGGAGGAAAAATTCTTGTTACAACAAAAATAGTAAAGAGCTACGTTGAAATTTCCTTTAAAGATAATGGCTTGGGAATTCCGGACAGCATTAAAGAAAAAATATTCGATCCATTTATGTCTCATGGAAAGAAAGAGGGAACCGGGCTCGGCTTATCAATTACCCGCAGCATTATTGAAAACCACAACGGCAAGATTGATGTTGAAAGCGATCTTGGCGAAGGAGCAACTTTTATTATTACACTTCCAACATTTTAG
- the miaA gene encoding tRNA (adenosine(37)-N6)-dimethylallyltransferase MiaA, with translation MQKYNLITILGATAVGKTFLASQLAKVFNGEIISADSRQVYRGMDIGTGKDLQDYVVDDFHVPFHLIDVAEPTEEYNLFQFVKDFTAAFQIIKSHNKIPFLVGGTGLYLDAVLKNYLLKESLPDKDYQDYLRTYSLEELQNKLLKLNPALHNTTDLLDKERVIRAIEIAVNASKEIEKPEINSIVIGVRLERTAVKERITTRLKIRLDSGMIEEVARLVENGLSYDKLSFFGLEYRYIGLYLQGKLSFNDMFQKLNSSIQSFSKRQGTWFRKIEREGIFINWIDGADFEKAARIIKEKYFLEFF, from the coding sequence ATGCAAAAGTATAACCTGATCACTATCCTTGGTGCAACTGCTGTGGGTAAAACCTTTCTTGCCTCGCAGCTTGCCAAAGTATTTAATGGGGAAATTATATCTGCGGATTCCCGCCAGGTTTATAGAGGAATGGATATAGGCACTGGAAAAGATTTGCAGGATTATGTGGTTGATGATTTTCATGTTCCATTTCATTTAATTGATGTTGCTGAACCAACAGAAGAGTATAATCTTTTTCAATTCGTAAAGGATTTTACTGCTGCATTTCAAATAATAAAATCGCACAACAAAATTCCATTTCTTGTTGGAGGCACCGGTCTTTATCTTGACGCTGTTCTTAAAAATTATTTGCTAAAAGAATCGTTACCAGATAAAGATTACCAGGATTATCTTCGTACTTATTCTCTGGAAGAGCTTCAGAATAAATTATTGAAACTTAATCCGGCACTACATAATACCACAGATTTGTTAGACAAAGAAAGAGTAATAAGGGCAATTGAAATTGCAGTAAATGCAAGCAAGGAAATTGAAAAGCCGGAAATAAATTCGATTGTTATTGGTGTTAGGTTAGAGCGCACTGCTGTTAAGGAAAGAATTACAACCAGGCTTAAGATCCGCCTTGACTCCGGTATGATTGAAGAAGTTGCCCGCCTTGTTGAAAACGGATTGAGTTATGATAAATTAAGTTTCTTTGGTTTGGAGTATAGATATATTGGATTGTACCTGCAAGGCAAGTTGAGTTTTAATGACATGTTCCAAAAATTAAATAGTTCGATTCAAAGTTTTTCAAAAAGGCAAGGAACCTGGTTTAGAAAAATAGAGAGGGAAGGAATTTTTATTAATTGGATTGATGGTGCCGATTTTGAAAAAGCAGCCAGGATTATCAAAGAAAAATATTTTTTGGAATTTTTTTAA
- the prfA gene encoding peptide chain release factor 1, producing the protein MALIDKLRLIKERYDRVINQLEDPNNLSNQEKLISLSRERSELLTIVDAYNKYNEVLKNIDGNKEIIESETDKELVDFADAELTELKKRKEELEDEIKVILIPKDPNDNKDVIVEIRAGTGGDEAGLFAADLYRMYSRFSEMKGWKKEVIDINESGLGGLKEVVFSLNGQGVYGDLKFENGVHRVQRVPLTETQGRVHTSAASVVVMPEVEEVQIDIDMNELRIDVYRSGGAGGQNVNKVETAIRITHIPTGIVVQCQDERSQLKNRQKAMKVLRARLYDAKQKERTDEIAATRKSIVRSGDRSDKIRTYNFPQNRVTDHRIGLTLYNLSNIMEGDVKDLIEALKMADRAEKLNSSVEA; encoded by the coding sequence ATGGCGCTAATAGACAAATTAAGATTGATAAAAGAAAGGTACGACAGAGTTATTAATCAACTTGAAGACCCGAACAATTTAAGTAACCAGGAAAAGCTAATCTCTTTAAGTAGAGAAAGAAGCGAACTTCTTACCATAGTTGATGCATATAATAAATACAATGAAGTTCTCAAAAACATCGATGGCAATAAAGAAATAATTGAAAGCGAAACCGACAAAGAACTTGTGGATTTTGCCGATGCCGAACTGACGGAATTAAAAAAAAGGAAAGAAGAACTTGAAGATGAAATTAAAGTAATCTTAATTCCGAAAGATCCAAACGATAATAAAGATGTGATTGTAGAAATCCGTGCGGGGACAGGCGGGGATGAAGCTGGATTGTTTGCTGCCGATTTGTACAGAATGTACTCCCGATTTTCTGAAATGAAAGGATGGAAGAAAGAAGTAATTGATATTAATGAATCGGGTTTAGGCGGATTAAAAGAAGTTGTTTTCTCTTTAAATGGGCAGGGAGTTTACGGCGATTTGAAATTTGAAAATGGTGTTCATCGCGTGCAGAGAGTACCTTTGACAGAAACACAGGGTAGAGTTCACACTTCTGCGGCTTCTGTTGTAGTTATGCCGGAGGTTGAAGAAGTTCAGATAGATATCGATATGAACGAATTACGAATTGATGTTTACAGAAGCGGTGGCGCTGGTGGACAGAATGTAAATAAAGTTGAAACTGCAATTAGAATAACTCACATTCCAACCGGAATAGTTGTTCAATGCCAGGATGAAAGATCGCAGTTAAAAAACAGGCAGAAGGCGATGAAGGTTTTACGAGCACGACTTTATGATGCAAAGCAAAAAGAAAGAACAGATGAAATTGCCGCTACCAGAAAATCAATTGTAAGAAGCGGCGACAGAAGTGATAAAATTAGAACGTACAACTTTCCGCAAAACAGAGTTACAGATCACCGGATTGGTTTAACTCTTTATAACCTTTCCAACATCATGGAAGGTGATGTAAAGGATTTAATCGAAGCGCTAAAAATGGCTGATAGAGCAGAGAAGCTAAACAGCAGTGTCGAAGCATAA
- a CDS encoding S8 family serine peptidase — protein MISFRKLMFALFFLVFLCGNFYSQNLRVIQNGNRYYLSNKVIVKLKTAAVDNLNKSISLSSSLSSKLILYKVQKVSKTFLINSSSSNSLNNIVTIEYSSEVDPMIVAAKVRSLEGVLWAEPHYVYKINFVPNDPSYSLQWSLSKIKAQEAWDISKGDTSVIIAIVDTGIDWDHPDLAANIWINRNENPNNGVDDDHNGFVDDYRGWDFGGLSGSPDNNPMEDRPDHGTHVAGIASAVTDNSVGVASIGSKCKLMAVKTSQDNYRDGNGNPYIAYGYEGIVYAADNGAKVINCSWGGSGFSMLSQAVINYTLSKGALVVAGSGNNGVSETEFPAGYDGVLSVASTGTSDIKSSFSNYGYTVDVCAPGESIYSTWMNDGYAYLQGTSMSSPCAAGLAGLVFSQFPNLSPMQVGEQIRVNCDNIDNINSSFAKQLGGGRINAFKALSNTNSISVRAYSIQYTDLTTGGDGNGIFKPGEEVQINVKFRNILNATSNLVINLQSLSNFATVENPDYNAGTISSQDSLTVAFKFIINQNVPYDYVQSFLINYNDGSYSDFQGLNVTVNPTYLTQGGNEIEMTVTSKGNLGFNDYADNQQGNGFKYKNGSNLLFEGALMYGTTATNVNNVARSSDAGVQSKDFSIVQPFTLYIPGAIADQEGLTIFNDNSSLKKLGITTKLHTYSFASTPLEKSIILHYRFTNKGRTSISNLYTGLYFDWDLYGGSTDETNYDSVNNFGYVHPTGGQPETYVGCALISSANYGYYAIRNEGGDGGFGVYDGFTDSEKWEALSSGVFKKQAGPSDISMVVSSGPYSLTVGDSVDVAFAISAGDNLADVQNSINASRTKFSQIITDVENKVVKESLEFRLEQNYPNPFNPVTIINYELGITGKVTLKVYDVLGNEVATLVNEEKSAGKYQVEFNAANLPNGKSAFSSGVYFYKLQSAGFTTTKKFILLK, from the coding sequence ATGATTAGCTTTAGAAAATTAATGTTCGCATTATTCTTCCTGGTTTTTCTTTGTGGAAATTTTTATAGTCAGAACCTAAGAGTTATTCAAAATGGAAACAGATATTATTTATCAAATAAAGTAATTGTAAAATTAAAAACAGCGGCGGTAGACAATTTAAATAAAAGCATTTCACTTTCTTCTTCGCTTTCCAGTAAATTAATCTTATATAAAGTTCAGAAAGTAAGTAAGACTTTCTTAATCAATTCGTCTTCCTCAAACTCATTAAATAATATTGTAACAATAGAATATTCATCAGAAGTTGATCCGATGATTGTTGCTGCAAAAGTCCGCAGTCTTGAAGGAGTGCTTTGGGCAGAGCCGCATTATGTTTATAAAATCAATTTTGTTCCAAATGATCCATCATATTCATTACAATGGAGTTTATCAAAAATAAAAGCTCAGGAAGCCTGGGATATTTCAAAAGGAGATACTTCGGTTATTATTGCGATTGTAGATACGGGCATAGATTGGGATCATCCGGATTTAGCAGCCAACATCTGGATCAACAGAAATGAAAATCCGAATAACGGAGTAGATGATGACCACAATGGTTTTGTTGATGATTACAGAGGCTGGGATTTTGGTGGACTGAGCGGTTCGCCGGATAATAATCCAATGGAAGACCGTCCGGACCACGGAACACATGTTGCCGGTATTGCTTCGGCGGTTACAGATAATAGTGTAGGTGTTGCATCCATCGGAAGTAAGTGTAAATTGATGGCTGTAAAAACTTCACAAGATAATTACCGGGATGGAAATGGCAATCCTTATATAGCGTACGGGTACGAAGGAATTGTTTATGCTGCCGATAATGGAGCTAAAGTAATAAATTGTAGTTGGGGTGGGTCGGGATTTTCTATGCTATCGCAGGCGGTTATAAATTACACTTTATCTAAAGGGGCGCTTGTAGTTGCTGGCTCTGGTAATAATGGTGTTTCTGAAACAGAGTTTCCCGCAGGTTATGATGGAGTACTTTCAGTTGCTTCAACTGGAACGAGCGATATAAAATCTTCATTTTCAAACTATGGCTATACTGTGGACGTTTGCGCACCCGGAGAAAGTATTTATTCTACCTGGATGAATGATGGCTATGCTTACTTGCAGGGTACGTCAATGTCTTCGCCATGTGCTGCCGGCTTAGCCGGATTGGTATTCTCCCAGTTTCCTAATCTTTCTCCAATGCAAGTCGGGGAACAAATACGTGTTAATTGTGATAACATCGATAATATAAATTCTTCATTTGCAAAGCAGCTTGGTGGTGGAAGAATAAATGCTTTCAAAGCGTTAAGTAATACAAATTCAATTTCTGTCCGGGCATACAGTATTCAATATACTGATTTGACTACCGGCGGAGATGGTAATGGAATTTTTAAACCGGGAGAAGAAGTTCAGATTAATGTTAAATTCAGAAATATTTTAAATGCTACTTCAAACCTTGTAATTAATCTGCAAAGTCTTTCTAATTTTGCCACTGTTGAAAATCCAGATTACAACGCAGGAACAATTAGTTCGCAAGATTCATTAACAGTAGCATTCAAATTTATTATAAACCAAAATGTACCGTACGATTATGTTCAATCATTCTTAATTAATTACAATGATGGCTCTTATTCAGACTTCCAGGGGCTGAATGTAACTGTAAATCCAACTTATCTAACTCAAGGTGGGAATGAAATTGAAATGACGGTTACAAGCAAGGGTAATCTTGGATTTAATGATTATGCAGATAATCAACAGGGAAATGGATTTAAATATAAAAACGGGAGCAACCTTTTGTTTGAAGGAGCCTTGATGTATGGAACGACAGCAACGAATGTTAATAACGTTGCGAGAAGTTCAGACGCTGGAGTTCAAAGCAAAGACTTTTCAATAGTACAACCTTTTACTCTGTACATTCCGGGCGCAATTGCTGACCAGGAAGGACTAACAATTTTTAATGATAATTCTTCTCTTAAAAAACTTGGGATTACAACAAAATTACACACGTATTCTTTCGCCAGTACACCCTTGGAAAAATCTATTATCCTTCATTATCGATTTACCAATAAAGGCAGGACAAGCATATCTAATCTTTATACTGGTTTATATTTCGATTGGGATTTATATGGTGGTTCCACTGATGAAACAAATTATGACTCCGTGAATAATTTTGGATACGTACATCCTACCGGCGGACAACCGGAGACTTATGTGGGTTGTGCATTAATCTCCTCTGCAAATTATGGATATTATGCGATACGCAATGAGGGTGGAGATGGTGGCTTTGGTGTATATGATGGATTTACTGATTCAGAAAAATGGGAAGCACTTTCCAGCGGTGTTTTTAAAAAGCAAGCCGGTCCCAGTGATATATCGATGGTTGTTTCTTCAGGACCATACTCATTAACAGTTGGCGATTCCGTTGATGTTGCATTTGCGATTTCTGCGGGGGATAATCTGGCAGACGTTCAGAATTCAATTAATGCAAGCCGTACAAAGTTTTCTCAAATTATAACTGATGTAGAAAATAAAGTTGTTAAGGAGTCTTTGGAATTTAGATTGGAACAGAATTATCCGAATCCATTCAACCCAGTTACAATTATAAATTACGAATTAGGAATTACTGGTAAAGTAACATTAAAAGTATATGATGTTCTTGGTAATGAAGTAGCAACACTTGTAAACGAGGAAAAGTCAGCAGGTAAATACCAAGTTGAATTTAATGCAGCGAATCTGCCAAACGGTAAATCAGCATTTTCAAGCGGAGTTTATTTCTATAAATTGCAATCGGCAGGATTTACAACCACAAAGAAATTTATTTTATTGAAGTGA